In Meiothermus ruber DSM 1279, the following proteins share a genomic window:
- the tatC gene encoding twin-arginine translocase subunit TatC has translation MREAPLMEHLEELRSRLIWAIVSWAVMTAVAFTFRVQILEALRRPLDAYNANASLKAELIVLNITEPFLTAFKVAAFGGLALALPFIVYQIWAFIAPGLYLHERRLAVPFILGAGFSFALGAVFAYFVLLPFAVPFLLGFLGDVVTPQISIGMYMGQVVTFLALMGILFEMPVVSFLLAKLGLLSSRFLVDNWRIAVVLLVTLAALITPTVDVVNLSLVSLPLMVLYGVSILLVKWAERGRPREVETSPV, from the coding sequence ATGCGTGAAGCCCCTTTGATGGAACACCTGGAGGAATTGCGCAGCCGCTTGATCTGGGCCATCGTGTCCTGGGCGGTGATGACCGCAGTAGCCTTTACGTTTCGTGTGCAGATCCTCGAGGCCCTACGGCGGCCCCTGGATGCCTACAACGCCAATGCTTCGCTCAAAGCCGAGCTAATCGTCCTGAACATTACCGAACCCTTCCTTACTGCTTTCAAGGTGGCCGCGTTTGGGGGGCTGGCCCTGGCGCTGCCCTTTATCGTCTACCAGATATGGGCTTTTATCGCCCCCGGACTGTACCTGCACGAGCGCCGACTGGCGGTTCCGTTTATCCTGGGAGCAGGTTTCAGCTTCGCGCTAGGAGCGGTGTTCGCCTATTTTGTGCTGCTGCCCTTTGCGGTTCCATTCTTGCTGGGCTTTCTGGGGGATGTGGTCACCCCGCAAATTTCTATCGGAATGTACATGGGACAGGTGGTGACCTTCCTGGCCCTGATGGGCATCCTGTTCGAAATGCCGGTGGTGAGCTTCCTGCTAGCCAAGCTGGGTCTGCTCTCGAGCCGCTTCCTGGTGGATAACTGGCGCATTGCGGTGGTCTTGTTGGTCACCCTGGCCGCCCTGATTACCCCTACGGTGGATGTGGTCAACCTGAGCCTGGTATCCCTTCCTCTAATGGTGCTTTATGGCGTTTCCATTTTGTTGGTAAAGTGGGCTGAGCGGGGCCGCCCCAGGGAAGTGGAAACCAGCCCGGTTTAG
- a CDS encoding Sec-independent protein translocase subunit TatA/TatB, with amino-acid sequence MNLGMTEILIILLIALLLFGPRKLPELGRSLGQSIREFQRGAKSIREEFEKAADVRELKDIKEEVAKPLEELKRPLEAKEETKS; translated from the coding sequence ATGAACCTAGGAATGACGGAAATCCTGATTATTTTGTTGATTGCGTTGCTTTTGTTCGGGCCCCGCAAGCTTCCCGAACTCGGGCGCAGCCTGGGTCAGAGCATACGCGAGTTTCAGCGTGGGGCTAAAAGCATCCGCGAGGAGTTTGAAAAAGCCGCTGATGTGCGGGAGCTCAAGGATATCAAGGAGGAGGTGGCTAAGCCACTAGAGGAGCTTAAACGGCCGCTCGAGGCCAAGGAAGAGACCAAGTCCTGA
- a CDS encoding ABC transporter permease, with translation MELVIALFFSTLRQATPLLLTALGGLFSERSGVVNIALEGMILFGAAAAAITVNRIEVATGGLEAFWIPWVGLLVGAIVGGLVGLIHAIASIKYRADQIVSGTAINIAALGAPSIVLQVLYNNTSTSQEVNNRLPLVNLGIGEVSILVLIAFLLVPVVWWVLFKTPWGLRLRAVGEHPEAAETMGVNVIRMRYTAVILSGMLAGIAGAYLSIGFLNQFIRAMSAGAGFIALAALIFGKWHPFGVLGATLLFGFAQALAIQLQGGNVLPATIVQALPFILTMLVLAGFIGRSRPPAAVGKPYDK, from the coding sequence ATGGAGCTTGTCATCGCACTGTTTTTCTCAACCTTGCGTCAGGCAACGCCGCTGCTGCTCACCGCGCTGGGTGGGCTGTTCTCAGAACGCAGTGGGGTGGTCAATATCGCCCTCGAGGGCATGATTCTATTCGGCGCGGCTGCCGCAGCCATCACCGTCAACCGCATCGAGGTAGCCACGGGCGGCCTCGAGGCCTTCTGGATCCCCTGGGTGGGCCTCCTGGTGGGGGCCATTGTGGGCGGTCTGGTGGGCCTGATTCACGCCATTGCCTCCATCAAATACCGCGCCGACCAGATTGTCTCGGGGACGGCCATCAACATTGCTGCGCTGGGCGCACCTTCGATCGTACTGCAGGTGCTGTACAACAACACCTCCACCTCTCAGGAGGTCAACAACCGCCTGCCGCTGGTCAACCTGGGGATAGGAGAAGTTTCCATCCTGGTTCTGATCGCCTTTCTGCTGGTGCCGGTGGTCTGGTGGGTGCTCTTCAAAACCCCCTGGGGTCTGCGCTTGCGGGCCGTGGGCGAACACCCCGAGGCCGCCGAGACCATGGGCGTTAATGTGATACGGATGCGCTATACCGCGGTAATTCTGTCCGGTATGCTGGCTGGCATCGCGGGCGCCTACCTCTCGATAGGCTTCCTGAACCAGTTTATCCGGGCTATGAGCGCCGGGGCCGGGTTTATTGCCCTGGCCGCGCTCATCTTCGGTAAATGGCATCCGTTTGGCGTGCTGGGGGCTACCTTGCTGTTTGGCTTCGCCCAGGCGCTGGCTATTCAGCTTCAGGGTGGGAATGTTTTGCCTGCCACCATTGTTCAAGCCCTGCCATTCATCCTGACCATGCTGGTGCTCGCTGGCTTTATCGGGCGGAGCCGTCCCCCGGCTGCGGTTGGCAAACCCTACGATAAGTAA